The proteins below come from a single Arthrobacter crystallopoietes genomic window:
- a CDS encoding TetR/AcrR family transcriptional regulator, with the protein MNPSTVNSDQQVDRQSRILEAALDLLSRHGISGVNMRAVAREAGVALGLVNYYYEDKSSLIRAALHRIDEDDLMLVAPDPAMTPDDQLRKALRRVAGPEFLNTPYLSLRLHLWALAKADEEFALINAAAFDRYIDGLATLIANAKPELSPDKCRERAADIVVIQNGMWLTALLALDEASIRRSLARTEEIAFAA; encoded by the coding sequence ATGAACCCAAGCACCGTGAACTCCGACCAGCAGGTTGATAGGCAGTCCCGCATTCTGGAAGCGGCGCTGGACCTGCTGTCGCGGCATGGCATCTCTGGGGTCAACATGCGTGCAGTTGCGCGCGAAGCCGGCGTCGCCTTGGGGCTCGTGAACTATTACTACGAGGACAAGTCGAGTCTGATCCGTGCGGCTTTGCACCGGATCGACGAGGACGACCTCATGCTGGTCGCACCCGACCCGGCGATGACGCCGGACGACCAACTGCGCAAAGCCCTCAGACGCGTTGCCGGCCCGGAATTCCTGAACACACCATACCTGTCCCTGCGTCTCCACCTTTGGGCGCTCGCGAAAGCCGATGAAGAGTTTGCGCTGATCAATGCCGCGGCCTTTGACCGCTATATCGATGGGCTCGCGACGTTGATTGCGAACGCCAAGCCAGAGCTTTCGCCGGATAAATGCAGGGAGCGGGCAGCGGACATTGTCGTCATACAGAATGGCATGTGGCTAACCGCGCTCCTTGCCCTGGACGAGGCATCCATCCGAAGGAGTCTCGCCCGCACCGAGGAGATTGCCTTCGCCGCCTAA
- a CDS encoding VOC family protein: protein MSNPTVEEAMDLDLFAGIPVRDYAEATAWYERLLGAPPSFLPNDTEAVWELAEHRYLFIEVRPEHAGHAMHTVFLGDFDVRISQIAERGLEPAVRETYENGVRKATFHDPDGNEIGFGGAPA from the coding sequence TTGTCCAACCCGACCGTGGAGGAAGCCATGGACCTGGATCTGTTCGCCGGCATCCCAGTCCGCGATTACGCCGAAGCGACAGCCTGGTATGAGCGGCTGCTGGGAGCCCCGCCGTCATTCCTGCCGAACGATACCGAGGCCGTGTGGGAGCTCGCCGAGCATCGGTACCTGTTCATCGAAGTGCGGCCCGAGCATGCCGGGCACGCCATGCACACAGTCTTCCTCGGTGACTTTGATGTCCGCATCTCGCAGATCGCCGAACGGGGACTCGAGCCGGCTGTGCGCGAAACCTACGAAAACGGTGTGCGAAAGGCGACCTTCCATGACCCGGACGGCAACGAGATCGGCTTCGGCGGCGCACCGGCCTGA
- a CDS encoding MIP/aquaporin family protein, giving the protein MTPTLMRRLAAEVLGTAVLVIFGVGSVLAALTAGRGELTYPGVGFIALGFAIAVAVAIYAFLAVSGAHINPAVTIALAMTRRFPWVEVVPYFIAQFVGAAVGSLLLVASFGTSSVDLGGGATALGAGVSYGQGIIAEAVGTFLLMLAVMAVAVDKRAPKGWAGLIIGLAVAGAILVVGPLTGGSLNPARTFGPNLVQSIFGGDVEWSQFPLYIIGPFIGSFAAAVAYDLVVRPREVIEAEPRADDPSTSAEKDKKPDSDKE; this is encoded by the coding sequence ATGACCCCCACCCTGATGCGGCGGCTTGCGGCTGAAGTGCTCGGCACGGCAGTACTGGTGATTTTTGGAGTCGGGTCGGTGCTGGCAGCGCTGACTGCGGGCAGGGGGGAACTGACCTATCCGGGGGTTGGGTTCATTGCCCTGGGATTTGCCATTGCCGTCGCTGTGGCCATTTACGCGTTCCTGGCGGTTTCGGGCGCCCACATTAATCCGGCGGTGACCATCGCGCTTGCGATGACCAGACGCTTTCCATGGGTGGAGGTGGTTCCCTATTTCATCGCCCAGTTCGTCGGCGCCGCAGTCGGCAGCCTCCTGCTGGTGGCGTCGTTCGGGACGAGTTCCGTGGACTTGGGCGGGGGCGCGACCGCCTTGGGCGCTGGCGTCTCCTACGGCCAAGGCATTATTGCGGAGGCAGTGGGGACCTTCCTGCTCATGCTCGCGGTCATGGCGGTCGCGGTGGATAAGCGGGCTCCCAAGGGCTGGGCGGGTCTGATCATCGGGCTGGCCGTCGCCGGCGCCATCCTAGTCGTCGGTCCACTGACAGGCGGTTCGCTCAACCCGGCCCGGACCTTTGGCCCGAACCTCGTGCAGTCCATCTTCGGCGGCGACGTCGAATGGTCCCAGTTCCCGCTATACATCATCGGACCCTTCATCGGCAGCTTTGCCGCCGCCGTTGCCTACGATCTGGTTGTCCGTCCGCGCGAGGTAATTGAAGCCGAGCCACGTGCCGACGATCCTTCGACGTCGGCGGAGAAGGATAAGAAACCCGATTCCGACAAAGAATAA
- the fdhA gene encoding formaldehyde dehydrogenase, glutathione-independent gives MTGNRVVVYKGPGEVAVETIDYPKLELPSEVASKMGIQQNAPHAAILKLVATNICGSDQHMVRGRTTAPAGQSLGHEITGEVVETGDDVLFVKEGDICSVPFNIACGRCRMCNEGKTGVCLNVNPARPGAAYGYVDMGGWIGGQAEYVMVPYADFNLLKFPDRDQALEKILDLTMLSDIFPTGYHGAFTAGVTTGSTVYVAGAGPVGLAAAFSSHILGASAVVVGDMNAERLKQAASFGCETIDLSQEGSLPDRIEQILGVPVVDAAVDAVGFEARGHGANAAEAPATVLNDIMSVTQVGGALGIPGLYVTGDPGGIDENAKVGQIGVQLGTGWAKSLSFTTGQCPVKRYNRRLMDLILAGKANISKAVNATTISLDEAPQSYREFDQGAAKKYVIDPHGMVAA, from the coding sequence ATGACGGGAAACCGTGTAGTCGTGTATAAAGGCCCAGGGGAAGTTGCGGTAGAAACCATCGACTACCCTAAGCTGGAACTGCCTTCCGAGGTTGCCAGCAAAATGGGAATTCAGCAGAACGCACCGCACGCCGCGATTCTCAAACTGGTCGCGACCAATATCTGTGGAAGCGACCAGCACATGGTACGCGGGCGCACCACCGCGCCGGCCGGTCAGTCGCTCGGCCACGAGATTACCGGGGAGGTGGTCGAGACCGGTGACGACGTGCTCTTCGTCAAGGAAGGCGATATATGCTCGGTGCCCTTTAACATTGCATGCGGCCGCTGCCGGATGTGCAACGAAGGCAAAACCGGCGTCTGTCTCAACGTGAACCCCGCCCGTCCCGGCGCAGCCTACGGCTACGTGGACATGGGTGGCTGGATCGGCGGCCAGGCCGAGTACGTGATGGTGCCTTATGCGGACTTCAACCTGCTCAAGTTCCCGGATCGGGACCAGGCCCTTGAGAAGATACTGGACCTGACCATGCTGTCCGACATCTTCCCCACCGGCTACCACGGTGCGTTCACAGCCGGCGTCACCACAGGTTCCACGGTTTACGTTGCCGGCGCGGGACCGGTGGGACTGGCCGCGGCCTTCTCCTCACACATTCTGGGCGCCTCTGCTGTCGTCGTCGGCGACATGAACGCCGAGCGGTTGAAGCAGGCCGCAAGCTTCGGCTGCGAGACCATCGACCTGAGCCAGGAAGGCTCGCTGCCGGACAGGATCGAGCAGATCCTGGGCGTCCCCGTGGTCGATGCGGCGGTGGACGCGGTCGGGTTCGAGGCCCGAGGGCATGGGGCCAATGCCGCTGAGGCTCCTGCTACGGTGCTGAATGACATTATGTCGGTGACGCAGGTGGGCGGCGCCTTGGGCATCCCCGGCCTCTACGTCACCGGAGACCCGGGCGGCATCGACGAGAACGCGAAGGTTGGCCAGATCGGCGTGCAGCTGGGTACCGGTTGGGCGAAGTCGCTCTCCTTCACCACAGGGCAGTGCCCGGTCAAGCGGTACAACCGTAGATTAATGGACCTGATCCTGGCCGGTAAGGCCAACATTTCCAAGGCCGTCAACGCCACTACTATCAGTCTGGATGAGGCGCCCCAGAGTTACAGGGAATTCGACCAGGGAGCAGCCAAGAAGTACGTGATCGATCCGCACGGGATGGTTGCCGCGTAG
- a CDS encoding TIGR03086 family metal-binding protein: MKFDKTIHLPVSPDEAFALVTDPERLRRWQTVAARVDLRVGGEYRWTVTPGHHASGTFQEIEPGKRVVFTWGWESGMDLAPGASTVTITLEPDENGTSLRLEHEGLTDEQAAAHAEGWNHYLDRLTAETSSATGAGPDDWAAAPDPIDHFSAADASLAVLLRVLRNITSEDYGKPTPCQNFTIGQLLDHLAGSLKSVGTALGADPTDRTDASAEARIAGLAQPTLEAFTRRGAEGTVDMGFAELPATVVAGIVNLELLVHAWDFAKAIGQEIRVADVVSDHVTRLAEETISDQVRASGSFAAAQPVAETAGSLERLVAFTGRTISA; the protein is encoded by the coding sequence ATGAAATTCGATAAGACCATCCACCTACCGGTTAGCCCCGATGAGGCCTTCGCCCTCGTGACCGACCCGGAGCGGCTGCGCCGTTGGCAGACCGTCGCGGCCAGAGTTGACCTGCGGGTCGGCGGCGAGTACCGCTGGACCGTCACCCCAGGCCACCACGCCTCCGGAACTTTCCAGGAGATCGAGCCCGGCAAGCGGGTGGTCTTCACCTGGGGCTGGGAATCCGGAATGGATCTTGCCCCCGGCGCATCGACCGTGACGATCACCCTCGAGCCCGACGAGAACGGCACCTCGCTCCGGCTTGAGCACGAGGGACTCACCGATGAACAAGCCGCGGCCCACGCCGAAGGCTGGAACCACTACCTGGACCGGTTGACCGCCGAGACATCCTCCGCCACCGGAGCCGGCCCGGACGACTGGGCTGCCGCACCGGATCCCATCGATCACTTCAGTGCAGCAGACGCCTCGCTGGCAGTGCTGCTCCGCGTGCTACGGAACATTACCAGTGAGGACTATGGCAAGCCCACACCGTGCCAGAACTTTACTATCGGGCAACTGCTGGATCACCTGGCCGGATCGTTGAAAAGCGTTGGCACCGCGCTTGGCGCCGACCCGACCGACCGCACCGATGCGTCAGCAGAGGCGCGCATCGCCGGTCTCGCCCAGCCAACGCTGGAGGCCTTCACCCGCAGGGGCGCCGAGGGCACCGTCGACATGGGCTTCGCCGAACTGCCCGCAACGGTCGTGGCTGGCATCGTAAATCTGGAGCTGCTTGTGCACGCTTGGGACTTTGCAAAGGCCATCGGCCAGGAAATACGCGTGGCCGACGTCGTTAGCGACCACGTGACGCGTCTGGCCGAAGAAACCATCTCCGACCAGGTCCGGGCCAGCGGCAGCTTCGCTGCAGCCCAGCCAGTGGCAGAAACCGCCGGAAGCTTGGAACGGCTCGTAGCCTTCACCGGCCGAACAATTTCAGCCTGA
- a CDS encoding ArsR/SmtB family transcription factor — MDPLEVAAEPSRRRLLHLLAGGELSVGELTAHFTVSRSAISQHLLALERAGLVTARKEGRSRFYRLDAAGMGRLRELVDQFWTRELDLLASDAEALPDKAT; from the coding sequence ATGGATCCGTTGGAAGTAGCCGCAGAGCCGAGCCGGCGTCGCCTGCTGCACCTCTTGGCAGGCGGCGAACTATCGGTGGGAGAACTGACCGCCCATTTCACGGTGAGCCGGTCGGCCATTTCGCAACATCTACTGGCCTTGGAACGGGCCGGATTGGTGACTGCGCGCAAGGAAGGGCGCAGCAGGTTCTATCGCCTCGACGCAGCAGGCATGGGCCGGCTTCGGGAACTCGTGGATCAATTCTGGACCCGCGAATTGGATCTGCTCGCTTCGGACGCCGAAGCCTTGCCCGATAAAGCAACCTGA
- a CDS encoding dihydrofolate reductase family protein → MAKLRVAPFCISLDGYGAGPDQSLENPLGVGGERLHEWVLPTRAFRAKHGMGDDGETGVDNDIAERSDVGIGATIMGRNMFGPVRGPWEGSEDWTGWWGDNPPFHHPVFVLTHHERAPLEMDGGTTFHFVTGGIHAARERAIDAAGGLDVKLGGGVSTIRQYLQAGLVDELQLSIVPILLGSGERLLTDLGDQIRHYRRADITSSTSAAHVTLVRDEA, encoded by the coding sequence ATGGCGAAATTACGAGTAGCCCCCTTCTGCATATCCTTGGACGGCTACGGTGCGGGTCCGGACCAGAGCCTGGAAAACCCGCTTGGGGTGGGCGGCGAACGTCTGCACGAATGGGTGTTGCCCACCCGGGCGTTCCGGGCCAAGCACGGCATGGGCGACGACGGCGAAACGGGTGTGGATAACGATATCGCCGAGCGCTCGGACGTCGGAATCGGGGCCACCATCATGGGCCGGAACATGTTCGGCCCGGTGCGGGGTCCGTGGGAGGGTAGCGAGGATTGGACCGGCTGGTGGGGCGACAATCCACCCTTCCACCACCCCGTGTTCGTCCTCACCCATCACGAACGCGCCCCGCTTGAGATGGACGGAGGAACCACGTTCCACTTCGTCACCGGCGGAATTCATGCCGCCCGTGAGCGGGCGATCGACGCCGCCGGCGGCCTCGACGTGAAGCTCGGCGGCGGAGTATCAACCATCCGGCAGTACCTGCAGGCCGGGCTCGTCGATGAGCTGCAGCTCAGCATTGTGCCGATCCTGCTCGGTTCGGGCGAACGGCTGCTCACTGATCTTGGCGATCAGATACGGCACTACCGGCGCGCAGACATCACCAGTTCGACGTCGGCGGCCCACGTCACACTCGTCCGCGACGAAGCGTAG
- a CDS encoding ribonuclease J: MTRTSRHSAPAGKQTPPKLDKGAMRIVSLGGLEEIGRNMTVFEYGGKLLIVDCGVLFPEEHHPGVDLILPDFSYLRDRLNDIVGIVLTHGHEDHIGGVPYLLKERSDIPLISAKLTLAFIKTKLQEHRITAKTVQVKEGDRKKFGPFELEFLAVNHSIPDGLAVAIRTGAGLVLATGDFKMDQFPLDGRITDLAGFARLGEEGVDLFLPDSTNADVPGFQISEQDLAPAIDEVFRTAPRRIIVSSFASHIHRIQQVIDAAHLYGRKVAFVGRSMVRNMKTARELGYLNVPRGMLVDFKELDKMAPTKAVLICTGSQGEPMAALARMASQDHMIDLTEGDTVLLASSLIPGNETSIYRLINDLTKLGANVVHKGNAKVHVSGHASAGELVYCYNLVRPRNVMPVHGEHRHLKANAELAVRTGVDPKKALVVEDGTTIDLKDGVARVSGQVKADYVYVENMIAGAATEESLQDRIRLAEDGAVTVLAIVNPDTGKLEEDPEFFPVGFAPADGELEKATGIIEKTLAGLKGDRTGPGAEKAIAEALLRWSDRQLRRKPVVTVVIVEA; encoded by the coding sequence ATGACTAGGACTTCACGCCACTCCGCGCCTGCTGGAAAGCAGACACCGCCGAAGCTCGACAAGGGCGCCATGCGCATCGTGTCGCTGGGCGGGCTGGAGGAGATCGGCCGCAATATGACCGTGTTCGAATACGGCGGCAAGCTGCTGATTGTCGACTGCGGCGTGCTGTTCCCGGAGGAGCACCACCCGGGCGTGGACCTGATCCTGCCCGACTTCTCCTACCTGCGCGACCGGCTGAACGACATCGTTGGCATTGTGCTGACGCACGGGCACGAGGACCACATCGGCGGCGTGCCGTACCTGCTGAAGGAACGCTCGGACATCCCCCTGATCTCGGCGAAGCTGACGCTGGCGTTCATCAAGACCAAGCTGCAGGAACACCGGATCACCGCCAAGACCGTGCAGGTCAAGGAGGGCGACCGGAAGAAGTTCGGTCCGTTCGAGCTGGAGTTCCTCGCCGTGAACCACTCCATCCCCGACGGTCTCGCCGTGGCCATCCGCACCGGCGCCGGACTGGTGCTGGCAACGGGCGACTTCAAGATGGACCAGTTCCCGCTGGACGGCCGGATCACCGACCTCGCCGGTTTTGCCCGGCTGGGCGAGGAGGGCGTGGACCTGTTCCTGCCCGACTCCACCAACGCCGACGTCCCCGGGTTCCAGATCTCCGAGCAGGACCTGGCTCCCGCGATCGACGAGGTGTTCCGCACGGCGCCGCGCCGGATCATCGTCTCCAGCTTCGCCAGCCACATCCACCGCATCCAGCAGGTTATCGACGCCGCCCACCTGTACGGGCGGAAGGTGGCCTTTGTGGGCCGCTCGATGGTCCGCAACATGAAGACGGCGCGCGAGCTCGGGTACCTGAACGTGCCGCGCGGCATGCTGGTGGACTTCAAGGAACTGGACAAGATGGCACCCACGAAGGCCGTGCTGATTTGCACGGGCTCGCAGGGCGAACCGATGGCGGCACTGGCACGCATGGCGAGCCAGGACCACATGATCGACCTGACCGAGGGCGACACCGTCCTGCTGGCCAGCTCTTTGATCCCGGGCAACGAGACCTCCATCTACCGGCTGATCAACGACCTGACCAAGCTCGGCGCCAATGTGGTGCACAAGGGCAACGCCAAGGTCCACGTCTCCGGCCACGCCAGCGCCGGCGAGCTGGTCTACTGCTACAACCTGGTGCGCCCGCGCAACGTGATGCCGGTGCACGGCGAGCACCGCCACCTGAAGGCCAATGCCGAGCTGGCTGTCCGCACGGGTGTGGACCCGAAGAAGGCCCTGGTGGTCGAGGACGGCACCACTATTGACCTGAAGGACGGCGTGGCCCGCGTGTCCGGCCAGGTCAAGGCGGACTACGTGTACGTGGAGAACATGATTGCCGGCGCCGCGACCGAGGAATCCCTGCAGGACCGCATCCGGTTGGCCGAAGACGGCGCGGTCACCGTGCTGGCGATCGTCAACCCGGACACCGGGAAGCTGGAGGAGGACCCCGAGTTCTTCCCGGTCGGCTTTGCCCCGGCGGACGGCGAGCTGGAGAAGGCCACCGGCATCATCGAGAAGACGCTCGCCGGGCTCAAGGGCGACAGGACCGGCCCGGGTGCCGAGAAGGCGATCGCCGAGGCACTGCTGCGCTGGTCCGACCGCCAGCTGCGGCGCAAGCCCGTGGTCACCGTGGTGATCGTCGAGGCCTGA
- a CDS encoding sunset domain-containing protein encodes MNKFRRLCALFLAVAVTFGGASVAAAPAEAAAAATRVVNFTAPTSVYKSQSFTLKGTVQRKAGSKWASYAKPKVEIYFDPAGAAKAYKVKTVAGNTKGQFSTKVRTSRSGLWWAKVAPTSKQKSVVSYKKSVRVKQRTSVVPAGTTCPSWAPIKGNESSGIYHVPGGAFYNRTNPEICFATTSAAQKAGYRASKR; translated from the coding sequence ATGAACAAGTTCAGGCGCCTTTGCGCGCTCTTTTTAGCGGTAGCAGTGACCTTCGGCGGCGCCAGTGTCGCCGCCGCGCCGGCCGAAGCCGCCGCGGCAGCCACACGGGTTGTGAACTTCACGGCGCCGACGTCCGTTTACAAGAGCCAATCCTTCACTCTCAAGGGAACGGTGCAGCGCAAGGCCGGCAGTAAATGGGCCAGCTACGCGAAGCCGAAGGTAGAAATCTATTTCGACCCCGCTGGCGCAGCCAAGGCCTACAAAGTGAAGACCGTGGCGGGAAATACCAAGGGGCAGTTCTCCACGAAGGTGCGGACGTCCCGGTCCGGGCTGTGGTGGGCGAAGGTGGCTCCGACCAGCAAGCAGAAGTCAGTCGTTTCGTACAAGAAATCCGTGCGCGTGAAGCAGCGGACTTCCGTGGTTCCAGCCGGTACCACCTGCCCGTCCTGGGCTCCCATCAAGGGCAACGAATCCAGCGGGATCTATCACGTCCCGGGCGGCGCGTTCTACAACCGGACCAACCCTGAGATCTGCTTCGCTACGACATCAGCGGCACAGAAGGCTGGTTACCGGGCTTCCAAGCGGTAG
- a CDS encoding substrate-binding domain-containing protein — protein sequence MVHTDIESTPRGAERRFPNLLFKGAGFAVAAALLVTGCSLKEPVPQSGGAAGGTGGDPAAAAVAPAEEVDLANAPSLEGKTIGIAAKDIVHDFSRVVYEELQASIEERGGEVIATQAEAKDGKHVTDVENLVTQRPDAIVVILGDAQTLTPALKKVDDAGIPLFTVDFQSEYSANNVTSDNWVIGSTLARTLAEDIGGEGKILAFNGFPGVAPCRIRYSELEVVLEDYPEIEILQPELQDKYEGTIEDAKKQIQDQLRRLPEGEVDAVWSCWDIPLIGAAQAIDAAGRDDIKLYGVDAEPGALDLIADPSSSYQFTVAQQTKAMAAKSAENVALFLGGREADVPNTSYLTPVFVDKSNVNQVRSELGI from the coding sequence ATGGTCCATACAGACATCGAATCCACCCCCCGGGGCGCCGAACGCCGGTTCCCCAACCTGCTCTTCAAAGGCGCCGGCTTTGCAGTCGCCGCAGCATTGCTCGTCACCGGCTGCTCGCTGAAGGAGCCGGTCCCGCAGTCCGGCGGCGCCGCCGGCGGTACAGGCGGAGACCCAGCGGCGGCCGCCGTTGCCCCGGCCGAAGAGGTTGATCTTGCCAATGCTCCCTCCCTGGAGGGCAAAACCATCGGCATTGCAGCGAAGGACATCGTGCACGACTTCAGCCGCGTGGTCTACGAGGAACTGCAGGCGAGCATCGAGGAGCGCGGCGGCGAGGTGATTGCCACCCAGGCCGAGGCCAAGGACGGCAAGCACGTCACCGACGTCGAAAATCTTGTCACGCAGCGCCCCGACGCCATCGTGGTGATCCTGGGCGACGCGCAGACCCTCACCCCCGCCCTCAAGAAGGTCGACGACGCCGGCATCCCGCTCTTCACCGTGGACTTCCAATCGGAATACAGCGCCAACAACGTCACCAGCGACAACTGGGTGATCGGCTCCACGCTGGCCCGAACGCTCGCCGAGGACATCGGCGGCGAAGGCAAGATCCTGGCATTCAACGGCTTCCCCGGCGTGGCCCCGTGCCGCATCCGGTACAGCGAACTGGAGGTTGTGCTCGAGGACTATCCCGAGATCGAGATCCTGCAGCCCGAACTGCAGGACAAGTACGAGGGAACCATCGAGGACGCCAAGAAGCAGATCCAGGACCAGTTGCGCCGGCTGCCCGAGGGCGAAGTCGACGCTGTCTGGAGCTGCTGGGACATTCCGCTGATCGGCGCCGCGCAGGCGATCGATGCAGCTGGCCGGGACGACATCAAGCTCTACGGCGTCGACGCCGAACCCGGCGCGCTGGACCTGATCGCAGATCCTTCCAGCTCCTACCAGTTCACCGTGGCCCAACAGACCAAGGCCATGGCCGCGAAGTCGGCTGAGAACGTGGCGCTGTTCCTCGGTGGCCGCGAAGCCGACGTACCCAACACCAGCTACCTGACCCCGGTGTTCGTCGACAAGTCCAACGTGAACCAGGTGCGCAGTGAACTCGGCATCTAA
- a CDS encoding sugar ABC transporter ATP-binding protein, which produces MNSASKTPLLAMRAINKSFGAAQVLGDVDLSLDSGEILGLVGENGAGKSTLIKILTGLYTADGGTILIDGQPVSIDKPAAAEALGIHVIHQDRHLAGRLTVAEQLYLGQSSLGRGWIQSRKLEAQAASDIFRTTGQRIDTSRLVDELTVAQQQLIQITRAVLSEPRVLILDEPTAPLAAREVEQLFGTLRKLQSHDVGIIYISHYLQELRDITARITVLRNGRNAGDVDLRDGGSLDGVVELMVGRKVVEFDHARTPRKPQGNEPALSVRGLSVSRALEGVDLEVRPGEVVAVTGLVGSGVDVLADAVTGISKRRGDVALKGKPVRAIADFIARGGAYVPSNRRRDGVFVRNTVQENISAASLKRVSRWLGFVSPGLERKLSAGLIEQLDVRPADGAAVAGSLSGGNQQKVVLAKWLATNPSVLVLDQPTSGVDVGSRSQIYAQINELVDAGAAVLVVTVDLEELVGIADRTLVLYRGKVAAELAGSDVTTDRILEIASGAAATENTREAA; this is translated from the coding sequence GTGAACTCGGCATCTAAGACCCCGCTGCTCGCAATGCGGGCCATCAACAAGTCCTTCGGCGCCGCCCAGGTCCTTGGCGACGTGGACCTGTCCCTCGACTCCGGCGAGATCCTGGGCCTCGTGGGCGAGAACGGCGCCGGCAAGTCCACACTGATCAAAATCCTCACGGGACTCTACACGGCCGACGGCGGCACCATCCTCATCGACGGCCAGCCCGTTTCCATCGACAAGCCGGCCGCCGCCGAAGCCCTCGGAATCCACGTCATCCACCAGGACCGGCATCTCGCCGGCCGGCTGACGGTCGCCGAACAGCTGTACCTCGGCCAGTCCTCGCTGGGACGGGGCTGGATCCAATCCCGGAAGCTTGAGGCCCAGGCTGCCAGCGACATCTTCCGGACCACCGGACAGAGGATCGACACGTCGCGGCTGGTCGACGAGCTTACCGTGGCCCAGCAGCAGTTGATCCAGATTACGCGGGCCGTGCTGTCCGAGCCCCGCGTGCTGATTCTGGACGAGCCCACCGCACCGCTGGCCGCCCGCGAGGTGGAGCAGCTCTTCGGTACGCTCCGGAAGCTGCAGTCCCACGACGTGGGCATCATCTATATTTCCCATTACCTGCAGGAGCTCAGGGACATCACGGCACGGATCACCGTGCTGCGCAACGGGCGCAATGCCGGCGACGTCGACCTCCGCGACGGCGGCAGTCTGGACGGCGTCGTGGAGCTGATGGTCGGCCGCAAGGTGGTCGAATTCGACCACGCGCGGACCCCGCGCAAGCCGCAGGGCAATGAACCCGCTCTGAGCGTCCGTGGACTGAGTGTGTCGCGTGCGCTGGAAGGTGTGGACCTGGAGGTCAGGCCCGGCGAGGTGGTCGCGGTGACCGGCCTTGTCGGCTCCGGAGTGGACGTGCTGGCCGACGCCGTCACCGGCATTTCCAAGCGCCGGGGCGACGTGGCGTTGAAGGGCAAGCCTGTTCGCGCCATTGCGGACTTCATCGCCCGCGGAGGCGCCTATGTCCCGTCCAACCGGCGGCGGGACGGCGTCTTCGTGCGCAACACGGTCCAGGAGAATATCTCGGCGGCCAGCCTGAAGCGCGTCTCGCGGTGGCTGGGGTTCGTCTCCCCGGGCCTGGAACGGAAACTATCCGCCGGGCTCATCGAGCAGCTTGATGTCCGGCCGGCCGACGGAGCGGCCGTCGCGGGAAGCCTATCCGGCGGCAACCAGCAGAAGGTCGTGCTGGCCAAATGGCTCGCCACAAATCCCTCGGTTCTGGTCCTCGACCAGCCAACCTCGGGGGTCGACGTCGGCAGCCGCTCGCAGATCTACGCACAGATCAACGAACTGGTTGATGCCGGCGCCGCCGTGCTGGTGGTGACCGTGGACCTGGAAGAACTGGTCGGGATCGCGGACCGGACCCTGGTCCTTTACCGCGGCAAGGTCGCGGCCGAGCTCGCGGGTTCCGACGTCACCACCGACCGCATCCTGGAGATCGCCTCCGGGGCGGCCGCCACCGAGAATACGAGGGAGGCCGCATGA